A stretch of Phaeodactylum tricornutum CCAP 1055/1 chromosome 26, whole genome shotgun sequence DNA encodes these proteins:
- a CDS encoding predicted protein: MSEGDSRRKIGAQVTAKACHVVHLSECARRYGALRTTKVVVGTVVEVNNTRKAPNNRVSTFITADFDIGGGSVKRSTLNIRSVKLFKPDQSTVPASPAAPIPAVDNADTDLAVPEQEEGEAVLQETSPDEELEFPAQPMMKIGIAAGEQVAGPTAQVATQVWGVEDASFVMAHETKWYADEQATLIDINGSVQSKQFGINTPIGDLLGPDSDIDGKYSRLQFFLLMFPPDQLSAMCQLTNVQLAQQNKHCISRSQLWSTTAPSKYIPAPAFGKTGMSRQRFDDLWRNIRWSNQCPERPEGMSSHTFRWQLVDDFVERYNNHRANTFKPSHLICVDESMSRWYGQGGEWINHGLPNYVAIDRKPENGCEIQNAACGCSGIMLRLKVVKGKTATENDGDYNEQLLHGTKILKELVLPWWWTDRIVCADSYFSSVGTAMELQRHGLRFIGVVKTATKQYPMRYLSTLELNQRGERRGLVMRDVDTNYSTLLAFVWMDRDRRYFVSSASSLDAGKPYVRYRWRQIDQSPDADPERLEIIIPQPKAAELYYSACGMIDRHNRSRQDTLMLERKLGTTNWSTRVNLSIFGMIVVDTWLAYSLCTGIGRANGREEKQKDFYTALAEELVDNQYDNVGTQHFQGLQENQEVACTHI; the protein is encoded by the exons ATGTCAGAAGGGGATTCCCGCCGAAAGATTGGTGCTCAGGTGACAGCGAAGGCCTGTCATGTTGTCCATTTGAGTGAGTGTGCTCGGCGATACGGTGCTTTGAGGACCACCAAGGTCGTTGTGGGGACTGTTGTGGAGGTCAACAATACCAGAAAGGCGCCAAACAACCGTGTATCAACCTTCATTACTGCTGACTTTGATATTGGTGGAGGATCAGTCAAGCGGAGCACTCTGAACATCCGTAGCGTCAAACTTTTCAAACCGGACCAGTCGACAGTACCAGCCAGTCCCGCAGCACCAATACCGGCAGTAGACAACGCAGACACAGATTTGGCCGTTCCAGAgcaagaggaaggagaagcGGTCTTGCAGGAGACTTCTCCtgatgaagaattggaatttCCAGCACAACCGATGATGAAAATTGGAATAGCTGCGGGGGAACAGGTAGCAGGACCTACCGCACAAGTAGCCACGCAGGTTTGGGGTGTTGAAGACGCTTCCTTTGTAATGGCTCATGAAACAAAGTGGTATGCTGACGAGCAAGCTACATTGATTGATATAAATGGCAGTGTCCAAAGTAAGCAGTTTGGCATCAATACACCAATTGGCGACCTTCTTGGTCCAGACTCTGACATTGATGGAAAATATTCGCGGCTgcaattttttcttctcaTGTTTCCACCCGACCAACTGAGCGCCATGTGTCAGCTAACAAATGTGCAGCTTGCCCAACAGAACAAGCACTGCAT CAGTCGATCGCAATTGTGGTCCACAACCGCGCCGTCAAAATACATTCCTGCCCCTgcattcggaaaaacaggaaTGTCGCGGCAGCGCTTTGATGATCTTTGGCGAAATATCCGATGGAGCAACCAGTGTCCTGAACGGCCGGAAGGTATGAGCTCCCATACGTTTCGGTGGCAACTTGtcgatgattttgttgaaagataCAACAATCATCGAGCCAATACTTTCAAACCATCTCATCTTATTTGTGTGGATGAATCAATGTCGCGATGGTATGGACAAGGGGGGGAATGGATAAATCATGGACTCCCCAATTATGTGGCTATTGACCGAAAGCCCGAAAACGGTTGTGAGATTCAAAATGCCGCATGCGGCTGTTCGGGTATCATGCTTCGATTGAAGGTTGTAAAGGGTAAGACAGCAACAGAAAATGATGGGGACTACAATGAACAGTTGCTGCATGGAACAAAGATCCTCAAAGAGCTTgtccttccttggtggtggacggatCGGATTGTTTGCGCTGACTCGTATTTTTCATCTGTCGGTACAGCTATGGAGTTGCAGCGACATGGTTTGAGATTTATTGGAGTTGtaaaaacagcaacaaaacaatatCCGATGAGATACCTTTCGACTTTAGAGTTGAACCAGAGAGGCGAACGGAGAGGGCTTGTGATGCGAGATGTTGATACAAATTATAGCACtctgttggcttttgtgtggATGGACAGGGACCGCCGATATTTTGTGTCGAGTGCTTCCAGTCTGGATGCAGGCAAGCCCTACGTACGCTATCGTTGGAGACAGATTGACCAATCTCCGGATGCAGATCCAGAGAGGCTGGAAATTATCATTCCACAGCCCAAAGCAGCGGAATTATACTATTCTGCATGTGGGATGATTGACAGGCACAATCGAAGTCGTCAggatacactgatgcttgaACGAAAGTTGGGTACAACAAATTGGTCGACAAGGGTTAACCTCtcaatatttggaatgattgttgttgacacttGGTTGGCCTACAGTCTgtgtacaggaataggaaGAGCTAACGggagagaagaaaagcagaaagactTCTACACTGCCTTGGCTGAGGAGCTAGTGGATAACCAAtacgacaatgttggaa CCCAGCACTTTCAAGGACTACAGGAGAACCAAGAAGTGGCCTGTACGCACATCTaa